The window AATGCgttgaaaattccaaaatataataGTTCTAGCTTAAAGACACTGAACATAGCCCATACTAAAGATGGTTTGTCCTTTAATAATTCCTTTTTCCACACAGCATCCAGTCGCTCTCCCAAAAAATCGGATTTTTGTGAGTTTCCAGTTAAATACATATCATTTTCGTCGAGATCTCTTCTAAATCCTTTCGATAGAAATCCAGGAAaccaactaaaaaaattattgatgttCACAAGAACAAATGAGCATTATATAAAACTTACCAGAAAAACAACCTTGAAAACAAATTCACCCTTTTCAAAGGATgaggttttttctgtttttgattcaatttaagTTCTTCCATAATATTAAATtctgaaatacaaaaaacaatagaaaattatgatgATAAAATACTAtgtactttttttatgtttagaaTACCGAATTTACTCCAGTGATGAATCTAATAACATGTACCAATGAATATGCTTCCACTTCAATGagatccaaaaaaattgaacattatATTCCtattacaacaataaaaaactgcatttatacataattttttatactattctaaaactttcaaatcaaaatcaaaatagtaTTAAAAGAAACATACAGAATAATTTTCCATATGCAGTTCTATgtatttaagtgtttttttttctttctaacaATGGTATTTGAAATGAGTAGATAGTGACTGACgtcataataaaacaatatgtGGGCTCTCGTTGAGATTATTGAGATATTATATAGctgttatttattttacaaacatattttaatatgaaacaaagcaaaaaatttgttaagattatacaaaatatttggaatcttatttaatttcaaaacacTTCAAAAAACTTCGATCCTTTGAATCATTCTATAAATAAAGTTAGTTATCCATTTGTTGgcctttttttcttctttgtttcaGCACGAAACTGCGACCTCATTTATACTACATGCCACAAAGTGACTAATGTAAACAAAGATATATGTTGTATTAAAAAGTATAaagataattaattaaaatgatgCATATATTCCGGTACTTCATTAAAAccactaattaaaaaaaaattctatcaaCCTTTCAAGTTTTATGGGATACTGCCTCTATCACGAACCTGTTCTAtgtgtaaatataaatatacaagatacacttcctgtttttattttactaaacacactgttcacTCTTGCCACCATCTCCAAATTCACAATTATCACGCTTTTGGATAAACTGAAACTTACTAAGTTGATCTGGAACAGTTCCATCAGGAAAACTACCTCGGCGGGAAATTTCATATCCACATTCTATAAATATAACCACTACCAAAGTAGTTTTCCCACCGGAAATGTTTTTCAGAAAAGATGTCGATTCAGTTTTAATTTACCTTTAGtgtctgaagatgataacttggttatggaaACACGCGATAGGCATCTAAtagtgagtattggtgtagttgtagcagtaaacagtgtgttcaatatgagTATTACCAAGGGTTCAGTAAAATTCCTATGTTTAAAAGTTTTATCACGATTTCTTATATTTCTTTGCCATGTACTCTTTAGTATATTACAGGTACATAGTATgttaaacaaattaatattttgtactttttgttTAGATCATTTTCATTACATCTTCAACGGGGCCTTATCCTTTTCATttactaattaaattaattgaaaagtaaaCTAGTTAACATGCTGTGCAATGTTTACAATACACATGTGCCACTATGTAGCTCTGGTATAATGACAAACAGAAGGCATATCCACCcagcttatttttaaaaataaatttattttatcctcatcaatgataattattaaaatataatattttctgtaGAAACATTTTATGAGCATATTACCTATTTACTTTAATTATAATGTTGTCCACTGCTGTGTTTTCACCTCATACCTTTAGTTAACTTATTCAAACTAAGTACATTTAAGGAATAGATACTATTAATTGAATTTGCTACTGAGATTtgaaaagataaatattttgaaatagattaTGTTGAAAGATTGGTTAATCAAATTGtaagatatttaaaattactttataATCAAGGTTATCATTTTCAGCAATTCATCTATTGAATCGGGTActtatgaaatttgaataataccATTATGATTACATATTTAGATAATGTATGTACATGTTAAGGGTAACAACTCGTGTAGTAttagaaattaatgaaattagtttttaaaacataGACTATTATACATATAAATCTTTGTTAATGATGctgataattaaattttcgattttttactTACAGATTATAGTTCTTAGTATTTTCATTGGGCAGTGACTCTAAGAATCTTTCCATTTTCAATGATATAGTTGGAATAGGTgcatttgttattttaaaattattaaattctgtACATATTTGCCAATGATTTTgctatttgtttttccattaccTCACTATTCACGACTCTATTATGGGACacattcatatattaaatattctaCTTCTTATCAAGAATTGTTTCTcctatattttatgaattttgaatacTTCATCTTCTACAAAGAGAAGTATTTAGCCTCCTTTAGTTTCAAATGGAAACGTTAAATGTATAGTTCGATTGCAAATTATTCTCATGCTtctaaatattacattttctgtcatcaatttttattttccaatttttccatcTATTATAcgtatatatttttctatatgtattaaaattgaataaactcgttttaTTTCCAAGAACAGACAATTAATGTCAATAATCAAAACATCTCAAGTGATTCGCAACTGTTCGCTGACAAGTGACATTAATCATATTCGCCATTTtcgtatttcatttttttgtagcCGCACTGTGCGAAATATCTCACCTAAAACTCTAGTTATTATCAGGACATTAGtaattcgaatataaaataCATAATGTTGTTAATAATTTGCTCAAATAAAATAGGACGCCTATTGCCTTATCATGAAACTTTGGCCATTCGACCATTGTATCTTTCGATTTGTACTAACAGTAATATCGAAAGGTTTAGACGCTcgatttaatatattattgtatGAATAACTTCATCACCATacatttgtattatttttattcgttcATATACCTAAACTTGTGTTATACCGGTCCTGTATAGCAATCTAATTTTCtgtattgttaataaaatactataaaatgaAATACTTACAAAATATCTTCGTTATCTATATATCTAATCAGCAAATTCATTACGCAATATGATGTAAGTATATCCACTTGAAAAATTTGTAGCATAAAACAACAATAGAATATCACGCATTAAAGATTACTTGTAAAAAAGTACGATCTTACTTGCAATTCCAACTTTAACAATTAACTGACGATCGATTGATAATCACTGTATAGAATTCAGTTATTTTTGCAATGATAATTAGATAATAGAATATCGCACCACATGTTCATTTAGATAaccttcaaataattatttcctatggtatttttatacttttgcGAATTCTTTTGTGTTTGGcatatcatcatttttaaacaCCAAAGGGAGACATCAAGCAGAGGTTTGGTCTGAAAAGTACTTTATAATGTAGCAGCAGGGGTTGTAATCATAACCACAGAGGATATACTATCAATtcactaattattttattgatattagcGGAAAAATTgagttacaaataaaaaacttggaaaaaatattttacaagagTGAATAGCTTTTACTAACTTTAATGCTATCATAAAACTGATTTTAgctatatataataaaacaatgagtattttttcatatcaaaatttgaatcaaagTGGGATATTTGGCTTTCCTCACGGGAATGCTGGGGACTCTGAGACGTGACACGATAAATTGGGACTGTGACGTTTGGTCACCTTACTTATGCCCTTTATTTGGGAAAATCATTTTAATACTAACGATATTTCATATGACATGGACGTTTGGtgaaagaaagagaaaaatatagtacttgttgaaaagtatatttttatacatcAGGTACATATTATACCGCCATATATTACAACTTAACTAACCGAATCAAAATcacaaataactgaaaattgtTCAGCTCCCATATTTTGTGCTAGCCATTCATTTTTAAGTACTGCCAATTTAAGACAATCTACagttaattttgtatataaattggTGTGAACTGCTCGGCCCATACCCTCTATTATCACTAGATCTGCTGATTCCATTGATTTGCAAAGTtctgtaaacaaaaaatcatcAACTATTATATGGGTTCTTAAGGATTCATAAATTTCCAAAAGCGAAGTACgagtaaaaatgataaaatgattgTGAAGTATTTGTTTGCCTTACTGTTTAGACACATTTAAGGCCCTGTGAGGAAGTGGCTTATATATTTACTTACCAGCAGATAAATCTGCTAAATTCAAACAAGGTCCTTTTTGTCCATTTTCAACAGcaatcaattgtttattttttaagctATCTTTTAATATTGAGCAATATTCTGCGGCTTTCTGACAATATAAATTGAGTTCTTGAAAAGTGACATCATTCAATGCTGGATAACTATTAGCGGTCAATATCACTTTTGATCCTTGTAACAGAAGCGCCCTGGTTAATGGGAGAATGCCTAATACAAAGTCCACTCCTGAATTATCTACGAAAATTACACAAGTTCTATAAGGAGTtatctgaaaacaaaaatttattcaaacattaTATTCTTATAATGAAATCTTTTTTCTATAGTATTACAAATACAATATGTTATAGTGATATATTacctttaattttttaacaaaatcctcaaatttatcaacaaacCAAGGTCgtttttgtattgttttcaCGGCTTCTTCAAAACCAAAACTTTtggaattttctaaaatatctcgAACAATTTGTGCCCCCCAATCGAATACATTACCAGCTAAAACACCTTGTACGATTTCTTGCCACCTTTCTTCAAAGTCTTCTATAGCATCTATGTGGGCAATTCTAGATTTCAATTGACTTAAAGCGTTTAAAGTCTCagattctttttgttgttgccAAGcatctttgaaattatttgatcttAGATTGTCTTCGTTAAATTCAAGTAGGGTACGGACGCTTAATGGCTTTAGATAACtataaaattagaaaagtttatcgtaattatataattattatagaaatgaCAATGTACCTAGGATCTGCTGCAACTTGTTCAACAAGGTTATGAAATTCTTGATAACATATTTCCGCTTTTTCTGTAGCTCTCGGATCTTGCGGATTTAAATATTGGGCTTTGTTCACAAATTTTTTCACCATCTGCTCCAAACAAGATAACCAATAACCTCTGGCATGTAAATTATCCACCAAGTCCAAAGTGTCAGGATTATAATTTTCTGGGTTCTTAAGTAAAGGACATATATGCTTTTCGTTTCCAGTCATCGTATCTTTTACactatttgttataaaattgataaaataatttgttcaaagaggagctaattttttgtcaataaaaaacattatagGAGTAATTATTCATAGCAgttatttacttaaaaattgtttatcattGACACTTGTTTCACAAAGGTGATGAGAAACTTGTCTAgtttttatcttatattttcttttctggACTATAAACCTATGGAAATTATGTTTTCATGgttatatttatcttatttttgacGAGGAATCTGACCAACCAAAAGTTATCAAAACAAGGGGCGATTTTTCCTCAAAGGTTGGCAACGATTTTTAATTTCCACATATCCATAATAGATATTCTATCCTTATTTATCTCAAGCAAATAACGAAAATGCcgtataattattttgttatataatttgttaaaataaaactgaatctATGCAAATTGCTTATATCGTCTTAGTTTAGTAAATACGTTCAATTACGTtgtgtatataaaattaattcatatttgaattttacaGTTACTGTTCAGTGCTTAGTGTCATCTTTCAATATTTAGGATCATTCTCTCCACATGTGTTAACGTATATTTTGAATGTAATGTCTGGTgtgtttattttagatatattttacgGACCATTATTATACCCTTTTTTTGTTGAAAGCAtcctttattgatttttttacattggttatcgagaatttacaagaggtataatatatttgaaaaacaacacgtgcggTGCAGTTTTGGAACCCTTTTTATCTGTTTGTGGAATcgtttgtttatattatatcgagggtttaataccgataacgaaaaaTGAACGTGCAGACTCTTCTTGGatgcctttgtctttgttcgaagaatttcttgtttacctaacatttggaatatattttttttatatatatgaaataacgtTGGGCAGAATCCTTTGTGAATGTTTGTCTAATTTGGGGATGACAACCACTCCAAATatgggaaattttaaaatcacagtattctagatacatactcgtaataataccaaaataactatacatgttgagggttTAATATGGATAAcgaaaattgacaaaattgtCCATACCCCTTTTTAGATGCCTTCATCTTTGTTGGaagaatttcttatttacttcacatttcgaatttatttttgatattcataggaAATATAACGTTCAACAGACTCTTTTCTGATATTTGGGGATGAGGACCACCCTACACTATAGgaactgaaaattttaaaatcacagaattctcgatatcaagataacaaaaatattttgttttgtactttatacatatgcagctattttttgaaacttgaaataaatcttaataacattgttttaaattctacgttcttcaattaataataaaattactaattcaaAAACTTAGATATGGCGTAAGGAAAAATAACGTTCACTACGATCCTctctaattgttttatttaatttggagtTAAGGACCACATtacactatgagaaatttcCAGTATTCTCGATaattagttaaaataatacaatatattttgaGGGAAACTCCGAAAAATTACACTTGCTGGTCATTCTTACTTGCGTTTGTctttgtttgaagaattttttatttactttacatttcgaattgatttttgatattcatgagaaaaataacgtttaatagaatattttttgatatcgtTTATGTAATTTGGGGATGAGGACCACCTTACATTATGGGAAGTTTTAAAATCACAGAATTCTCGATATCaagttaacaaaaatgttttgatttggtctttatacatatgcagctaattttttggaaattgaaataaatttcagtaacattgtttcaaattctacgatccttaatttatataaaaattttcatgtacctgtaatCACTAATTAAAGTACTAATTCGAAAAACGAAGGTATGTCGTAAAACATTAAAAGTATACAGATTCCCAAAaagaaattactattatttgctgCCCATAACCTCTACTTATATAGCCATTTAATAATATGAGTTattgtgaattgtaataattaaatctatgccatgttttattgtatgtattatatctattatcattcattatttaaaactttcttagaaatattattaaaaatatatcttgcttcatattgctttatttattttatctttgaaaacactattttattcaatatggaaattatataacaaaatatgtattatttaattacttattatttaataaatcaaacttTACATCTTCAAGTTCATTGACCCCTTTCGAATTCTTTGGgaatgtctagacttgtttttgacttgcgCACTGTAAATGTGGAAGTCACAAGCTTTAAACAATGcctttaattatttagataatgaaactttgtcagtattacaaattcgggcagacatatttgatgctaaattttctattcgtaaaatttcgtgtaattttgttttcgactgtgaagtgaaaactattttcttattgatataggtaagatataattctctttatgtaaaatttaacgagatttgtccaattaaagtttccaggaaaatgaacgatttcagtgtattacattttatggaatgctaaggttttattattttttttttaatatcttcaaactaattaaaattaagcatattcttcagataatttgaaattgtgtgaATCATTcatttacttataaacattaaacaaacgataatctaaaatatagcatcaaaaagttcgtttatccTTGTCTGTCTGGACAGCATGTCGGCCATCTTTGTAGGTCGACGCAATTATTGGTCACgtcaaatcttttcaactgtaatgtgtttttttcatataaaaatatatatatagatattattaaaataccttatttcgattgtagtacaaaatagttattagataaataaaatacagatctgtttaataacaacaaaaaaatctttcgatttctagttttaaaaatgtgactaatgtttaaaatttttattgtaaacttttaaaattttcagtatatcgatagaaaatagtttttattttaaaattttcgtgaaacggattgaaaataaacattaaaagtgatttgtttttctttgatgttcGTGTTCGTAGCGTGTTTCCACTAATCCGATAAAGAATTTTCCGTGCTTTAATACAATATTGTGTTATGAAAATCATGGATACCCGGAAAATTCTTAACTACCAAGATGGTAATTTCCTCATTTGTGAACtggtgagtgattttttgtcttatttatttgattttaaatttactacctaaaatatttcttgtcatttGGTCTCAGATtatgaagtgaaaactattttcttttatatatcggtaatatttaattacttattatttaatatatcaaaacatTACATCATCAAGTTAGTTAAGCCCTTTTGAATTCTTTGTgaatgtctagacttgtttttgacttgcgcactgtgaatgttcaagtcacaag of the Diorhabda carinulata isolate Delta chromosome 7, icDioCari1.1, whole genome shotgun sequence genome contains:
- the LOC130896856 gene encoding 4'-phosphopantetheine phosphatase-like, whose protein sequence is MTGNEKHICPLLKNPENYNPDTLDLVDNLHARGYWLSCLEQMVKKFVNKAQYLNPQDPRATEKAEICYQEFHNLVEQVAADPSYLKPLSVRTLLEFNEDNLRSNNFKDAWQQQKESETLNALSQLKSRIAHIDAIEDFEERWQEIVQGVLAGNVFDWGAQIVRDILENSKSFGFEEAVKTIQKRPWFVDKFEDFVKKLKITPYRTCVIFVDNSGVDFVLGILPLTRALLLQGSKVILTANSYPALNDVTFQELNLYCQKAAEYCSILKDSLKNKQLIAVENGQKGPCLNLADLSAELCKSMESADLVIIEGMGRAVHTNLYTKLTVDCLKLAVLKNEWLAQNMGAEQFSVICDFDSVS